The stretch of DNA CGCAAATtatgcagtatagggagtagggtcgatccctcagagactggtttACTGCAAATTGTTCCTCTCTTGACCAGATTTTTGTCGGGGCAGCTGTCGTGCCCAAGACGTTCGGGGGGATAAAAATCTGAAAACCTGAAATTAACAGAAAAATAATGTCAAAATTAAAAGTTGAAAACAGAATAataataaatgtgaaataaatattaaaaaaaattaattagaatgagctcagctttaggcgcgaattttcctcgtctttgaaccgatcctcgaaattggatgaacttttcttttccaataagctagttatagctaccaaggacgcctcgaacaccaactcttccttgtgtaaattagttatggaacgtccaataactaactcttaccgatcgaacaaccacgaaacgttcgtgatttagaactccggcagctttgcgttctagaagagcctagctcgaaccaatgccctcaaccgcgtgggacatttaaatccggttactacttcccttgacggaaccaaacagcagcctccacttggcacgccaatgtgttcacagaaaaccgattagaaacgttctttttggaattccaactgtacgtctaatcACACCAAATCAAatgacgtcttttttgacttagtgttgatctgactttatgagctgacaaaatcatactcttaatccggaaaagtaataagtactggaattttaggagttaaatggctcgggttcgtaactcacgggttttaACGAGGCTAATTTtggcctaaagctgaaaatgggtttagttggctacggtttgggacatgttggtatctgataaattaattaaggtaGAAAAGGTGAAAAGATGGGTGATGTGATTGAGAATGGGGGTGGTTGAAAAAGGGAATTTGAAAAAGGTGTTGTAATTGGAAAGTAGTAAAAGCTGGAAGTTTTAGAAATTAAAAGTTAAAGAAACTAAAGACAATAAATAAACTTGTGAAAAGTTGAAAGTAAAGGTAAAATGGATTGTTGGCTACTGGAActaataaattgaaggaaaacAAACTAGAGAATCAACCAAGGCTACGTAGAAAAGAGAGAATTGAAAGACAAAAGCTAAAATATGTTTTTGATTGGTGAAATGATGAACAATACAAGCACTATTTATACTAGAGGATTTACTAAATTAGGAACCAACTAGTCAtaggaaattaaggaaaaaaatattccatgaccaaaaatatcccaaaataatctcccccactaaatcaacaaaattttcagctaattaaaataggaaaaattctactttggccctccttctttgcttctttctttaatttggcccaattgttccctttttcttctatttagcccccaaattgcattcctgcacaaaattcaaaaaatatggCAAAGttagtggtgcattctcataaattaaccaatttaattacataaaatatgtaactttagtatttaatcaaatcccccctacttagcttatgctagtcctcgagcattttgtatgtatctgcaaaaggaaaattttctccaaaataggaCTTGACACTCATGGTTTGCACAATTCAACAATTCAATCCTAACACATTAACAACTCAAATAACCTAGCCTAAGaagtaagtaaatatattttatgagAGCTTGATAGACTTacctttcattttattattttatttatttttgtacttagGACATTATCGAACTTTTTGACGCGAGAcatgatgacaacccaagcaccatgtTCCGGTTACTCAATTCGGACGTCTCTAAGCGGGTTATTTCACCCTACTCATAATAACTTGTCAGCGGAGTGAGTGCAAATAAATTGGACAGCCACACGAACCTTTTGACGCGAGATGTGATGACAATCCAAGCACCACATTCCGGTTACTCAGCCCGATGTACAACCCCGAATTTTCACTCATTTGTATCAGAGGagtatttattcttttttttttttttgagagagaCAAAAGCTATGATAAAAGGTAGGCAATCAAGCAAACTCATAATTCCAAAAATTTCTTACCTACTAAGTCTAGGTTATTGAAAAGTTTTATGTGTAAAGAATTAAATAGCTAAATCGGTCAAACCATAAGTGTACCATcccaattaaaagaaaaatctaccttttaccaaaaaaaacatgcaaaaatagcGATGACAGATAAGCAAATTAGAACCAATTTATGTTTCCCTCCCCCCTACTTATTTTACATTGTCCCAATGTAATATTAAAGGATATAAGGTAAAATTAAGtagacaaaagaagaaaaataaacttCCCATGTATTTCAACGTCGTGGAGGATGGTCTCGTAGATGTGTGAGAACGTCTGTCACTAAGGTACGTAAAGTGTCGAGTCCTTCTTCGATTTGGGTTAACCGAGATTCGACAGAATTTGGAGGCTCTGGTTCGTTCTGGTGTCTTCGTCTGAACACTCTATGCGACTGATCTGTTCTTGTACCTGGaggaacaaaataaaaagaagggGTACCGGCAAGTAACCCCATAGAATCCAAACAGTATGTATCTAAAGAGTCCGTTTTGTATGCCAAATTCAAAGAATTAAAATTGACAGCTGATGGATTCAAATTAGAGGCTAAACGTGTGATGTAAGTACCCAAAATAAGTGGCCTATTCGATCGCAAAACATGTTGAAACTGTATAGCAAACCAATATCCTAAATTTACCCTTTTTCCCGAATGCATGCACCATAGAAAAAATAATTCAGTTCTAGTTAAAGAAGCAGAAGCATCATTACGTCCCGAAAAATTAAAAGCAAGGAATCGGTGTATATATCGAAGTGCAGGACTATGAATTCCTATGTCTTTGCAGCGTTTCGGATCGTACGAAATCTGTCTCATTTCAGTTAATAATGCTAAAGCTTCATTAGCATCAAAGTCAGGTGGTATGTCGAGAAAAGAGTCATAATAGTCATCAGTTGCTAAATAGTTCTCATTAACAAATCCCAAAGCAACATTAAATTCAGAAATAGACAAACTATAATGTACTCCTAGCAAGCAAAAATTTACAGCATAAGGCGTATCTATGGTGTTGGCAGAACGGTTGAAATAAAATGtagaataaaattcaaaaaccaactcataatCTGCAGGTTCATCAATAGCAGCAAAATCAGACCACCCAATAGCATCAAAATATTGATTAACAGATTCTTCAATATCTAAAGAATATAATGAGAATGAGTCGACGTGCTTATATACTGGAAGAGGGCGATGTTGAATTTGTTCGAATTGCGCTTGATGTGCGGGACTCGTAAATGTTAAATTCTCGTAAAATCTATTTTCCGGGGGCATGAATCATCTTCCTTGTCGAAACTGACCTCGCTCACGTGAATGGTACTCAGTGTCCTGATTTTCCGTTTCTTCTTCATAATTTTCGGCACCGCTTGCCGTTGGAGTTGATGAACTGGCCAAAGGTGGCTGTTGGCGGCCTCGGGTTTGTCTTCGCGTTGAATGAGGTTCAACACCATCGTTTGGGGATCGGGGAGTTCTTCTCGTACGTCTTGGTTGTGGTGGTTGTTGTGTATGGACGTTTGGTTGGGGAGAGGGGCGATCTTGGCTGTCAGACGAATGATGGTCGGTCGAAACGGGTGGCTCATGGGGCGGGTAGATTACGACGATCGGAGTTGGGCTATGGTTTCTTCTAGGGCGGCCCGGTTGCGGTGGTGAAGATGGGGGAGACTCGTCGGAGTCGATCGTGACAAAGGTTGGAGCGGAAAAACGGTGTTGACGTCGATTTACCACGGAAGGTGGTTCTTGCGCTGCGCGGTCGCGGGGTACGTACCATGGTGGAGTGGTGCAATGGCTTACTTGGAGGTTTGTTTTGAAGATggtaaaggaaagaaaaatggcAGTGttgaagatgaagaaaaaaataaaagaaagaaggtAGAGTTTGAAAAAGATCTTTTCTTTCTTTGGCCGGTCAAATGTGGGTAAATGGGATTGtgtgttgtttatttttttaggGTAAAGAGAAGGCTAGGATGTGATGGGTGAAAGGTTAGGATTTGATGGGTGAaaggtttttgtttttatttgaaaGGAGTGGACTGTTGGGGTAGGAAGATTTTGGGTTTAAAATTTAATGGTGGGTTTTTTTTAGGTGAAAAGTTTGATTTGATGGGTGAAAGGTTAGGATGTGATGGgtgtaagggtttttttttttaaattacaaaaggGTTGGACGGTTGGGGTAGGAAGATTTTgggtttaaaatttgatttttttcctttttggtttTGGGTAGCTATGatgggtttgggtttgggttaatGGGCTAGTTTTGGGAAAAAGGATTTTAAAATGGTGGACATGTAGAGTGGGCCTTGGCTGAGAAAAATTAGTGGGTTGACATGTGGGATTTTCATTTCGTCTTGGAATGTTTccctgcaaaaataaaaaaaaattaaataaaatagcaaaagtaataataataataggaaaaataaaaatgttttatttttttttattattattattttgaaatttattagcTAAGCtttaaacttaataaataaattaaaaactaaaatttcgaTATTTGGTAAAATAGTCGTGATAAATGCTCCAAGTaagttcccaggaaagagaggtgagtcacaatggacatacttaagtaccaagtctttccttagagaGAACTAATCCTCGACAtgcattttcattttccattttaccaaaaattttatttgcattaaggaaagaaaatttgggttgcctcccaacagcgctttgtttaacgtcgttagctcgacgacctgtTATTCAAATTCTTGGCTCCTCGAGAACAATCTCCTCGATCGTGTGCGTTTGAAAATTCTCGTAGAAGGGTTTCAATCGTTGTCCATTCACCTTAAAGCATTTCCGGGTTTCTTCGCTTTGAATTTCCACTGCACCATTTGAGAATAGATTAGTGATAGTAAATGGACCTATCCATTTGGATCGAAGCTTACCAGCGAAAATTTTTAAGGTGGAGTCGTATAGGAGAACTTTTTGTCTTATTGAAAACTGCTTCCTAGTGATCATCTTATCGTGGAATGCCTTCGTCTTTTCTTTATAAACTCAAGCATTTTCATATGCATCGTTTCTAATTTCCTCGAGTTCCTGAATGTCCAACTTTCGAGCTCTTCCTGCGGTCTCCATCTCCATATTACACTGCTTAACTGCCCAAAATGCTTTATGCTCTAATTCGACCGGGAGATGGCACGGTTTACCAAAAACAAGTCGATAAGGTGACATGCCTATTGGTCCCTTGTAAGCTGTCCTATAAGCCCAGAGTGCGTCATTTAGTCTCAAGCTCCAATCCTTTCTGTTTGGTTTAACAGTCTTCTCTAAGATGGACTTGATTTCTCGATTTGACACTTCAGCTTGTCAGTTTGTCTGTGGATGGTAGGCGGTAGAAATTCGTTGAGTTACTCCGTACTTCTCCATAAGTGCACTTACGAGCTTATTGCAAAAATGGGTTCCTCTGTCACTGATTAATGCTCGTGGGGTGCCATACCTGGAAAAGATAGAACTTTTAAGAAAGTCAACCACAGTTTTAGCATTATCATTACGAGTAGCctttgcttctatccacttagaaacgTAATCAACAGCTAAGAGtatataaaaatttccaaaagaagaaataaaaggacCCATAAAATCGATGCCCCACACatcgaaaatttcacaaatatggATGGGAGTAAGGGGCATCTCATTTCGACGGCTAAGATTACCGACTTTTTGGCATTTTTCACAAGTTTTACAAAATAAGAAGGCGTCACGAAATATACTTGGCCAAAATAGTCCACACTCGAGAATTTTATATGCGGTGCGTTTAGGTCTAAAGTGTCCTCCACATGTATAAGAATGACAAAAAGTTAAGATAGACTGTACCTCTGTTTCTGCTACACACCGTCGGATTACCTGATCGGAGCAATGCTTCCATAAGTAAGGATCGTCCCAAATGTAATATCGAGCATCCTTTTTAATCTTATCTTTCCTGGACCTAGGTAATTCTGAAGGTATAGTACCTGTGACGAGATAGTTTACTATGTCTACGTACCAAGGATGAACCGCATTTGCTGAAAACAAGTTTTCATCTGGGAAGTTGTCTTTCAATGGTGTGTCATCTGTTGGAATCGGTAATCGACTCAGATGGTCAGCTACTAAGTTTTCGCATCCCTTCTTATCCCGGATTTCAAAATCAAATTCTTGTAGGAGTAGAATCCACCTGATCAGTCGAGATTTTGCCTCCTTCTTCCCTATTAAATACTTTAAAGCTACATGATCAGAAAAGATAATTACTTTAGTTCCCAATAGGTAAGATCTaaatttatctaaagcaaacACAACAGCTAATAATTCTTTCTCGGTGGTTGTGTAATTGCTTTGGGCAGCATCCAAGGTTTTCGAAGCGTAATAGATAACATGAGGCTCTTTCTCTATTCTTTGGCCAAGAACGGCTCCCACACTTcgatcacttgcatcacacatgattTCAAATGGGAAGTTCCAATTCGGTGGTTATACTATGGGGGCAGAGACCAATTTCTGCTTCAGTACATCAAATGCATCTTTACAAGTCTGGtcaaatttaaattctttatcCTTTTGTAACAGACTGCAAAACGGTTGCGCGATCTTCGAGAAGTCTTTTATGAATCGTCTGTAAAATCCTGCATGTCCAAGAAACAAACGAATTTCCCTCACAGATGTGGGATAAGGTAATGAGTTAATAATATCCGTTTTTACTTTATCGACCTCAATACCTTCCGAGGAAACTATATGACCTAAGATCAATCCTTTTTcaaccatgaagtggcatttttcatagtttaaaacaagattaaattctaggcaTCTTTGTAATATCTTAGCAAGATTATCGAGACATTCATTAAAAGAGTTACCGTACACCGTGAAgtcatccatgaagacttcaaTGATTTTCTCGACGTAATCAGAGAATATGCTTACCATGCATCTCTGGAAGGTGGCCGGAGCATTACAGAGTCCAAACGGCATTCGTCTATACGCAAACGTTCCAAATGGGCACGTGAAAGTTGTTTTGTCTTGATCCTCAGGCGCCACCGGAATTTGGAAAAATCCTGAATATCCATCGAGACAACAATAATGAGTCTTACCAGCTAATCGCTCGAGCATTTGATCGATGAAGGGAAGTGGGAAATGGTCTTTCCGGGTAGCTGCATTCAACTTTCTGTAATCGATGCAAACCCTCCATCCATTCTGGACTCGAGTAGGAACTAGCTCTCCTGATGAATTTTGCACCACTGTCACGccagttttcttgggcacgacatgaACTGGGCTAACCCAATCACTGTCAGAGATCGGGTATATCATTCCAGCATCCAACATTTTCTGGATTTCCTTCTTTACTACCTCCGTCATGGGTGGATTAAGGCGTCTCTAAGCATCTCTTTTTGGTTTCGTGTTATCTTCAATGGAAATTCTGTGCATACACGTGGATAGACTTAGCCCTTTTATATCGGCTATTGTCCAACCAATAGCTTCCTTATATTCCTTCAGAACTCGAACTAGACTTTCCTCCTCGTCTTTGGTTAGTC from Gossypium hirsutum isolate 1008001.06 chromosome D04, Gossypium_hirsutum_v2.1, whole genome shotgun sequence encodes:
- the LOC121215932 gene encoding uncharacterized protein; amino-acid sequence: MPPENRFYENLTFTSPAHQAQFEQIQHRPLPVYKHVDSFSLYSLDIEESVNQYFDAIGWSDFAAIDEPADYELVFEFYSTFYFNRSANTIDTPYAVNFCLLGVHYSLSISEFNVALGFVNENYLATDDYYDSFLDIPPDFDANEALALLTEMRQISYDPKRCKDIGIHSPALRYIHRFLAFNFSGRNDASASLTRTELFFLWCMHSGKRVNLGYWFAIQFQHVLRSNRPLILGTYITRLASNLNPSAVNFNSLNLAYKTDSLDTYCLDSMGLLAGTPSFYFVPPGTRTDQSHRVFRRRHQNEPEPPNSVESRLTQIEEGLDTLRTLVTDVLTHLRDHPPRR